Proteins co-encoded in one Tepidimicrobium xylanilyticum genomic window:
- the steA gene encoding putative cytokinetic ring protein SteA, translating to MYLKGTVKKDRKTKNLVDRLENGDIALISHKDLDEVAALSLVEKKVKCVINVCETISGRYPNQGPSVLLEANIPIYECKDNLFDKIDEGEIVEIAENAIILRGEKIAECQLLDKNRIEELLDIGYANIEKELEDFIENTLEYAKKEKGLVTGKIKVPKTKTRIEGKHVLVVVRGRDYKMDLEAIRSYIDEVKPILIGVDGGGDALLDFGYTPHILVGDMDSVSDKCLKLADEIIVHAYPDGKAPGLKRVENLGIEAKIFPAPGTSEDIALLLAYTNRADLIVAVGTHSNMIDFLEKGRKGMSSTFLVRLKVGSILVDAKGVNKLYHSTFKLKYVIGITIAALIPILVVTFMHPIMRELLILLKIRIRMMLGL from the coding sequence ATGTATTTAAAGGGAACTGTTAAAAAGGATAGAAAAACCAAAAATTTAGTTGATAGACTGGAAAACGGGGATATTGCTTTAATATCTCATAAAGATTTAGATGAAGTAGCAGCTCTTTCATTAGTAGAAAAAAAGGTTAAGTGTGTGATAAATGTTTGCGAAACTATTAGTGGAAGATATCCAAATCAAGGTCCCTCGGTTTTATTGGAAGCAAATATTCCCATTTACGAGTGCAAAGATAATTTGTTCGATAAAATAGATGAAGGCGAAATAGTTGAGATTGCTGAGAATGCAATTATTTTAAGAGGGGAAAAAATAGCTGAGTGTCAGCTATTGGATAAAAATAGGATTGAAGAATTATTAGATATCGGTTATGCTAATATAGAAAAGGAATTGGAAGATTTTATAGAAAATACTTTAGAATATGCAAAAAAGGAAAAAGGTCTAGTTACTGGTAAAATTAAAGTTCCTAAGACCAAAACGAGAATAGAAGGTAAGCATGTGTTGGTGGTGGTAAGGGGTCGGGATTATAAGATGGACCTAGAGGCTATACGGTCATATATAGATGAAGTTAAACCCATATTAATAGGTGTAGATGGCGGAGGAGATGCTTTACTCGATTTTGGATATACTCCCCATATATTAGTAGGAGATATGGATAGTGTATCGGATAAATGTTTAAAACTAGCGGATGAAATAATAGTTCATGCTTATCCTGATGGGAAAGCACCGGGCCTTAAAAGAGTTGAGAATTTAGGCATAGAAGCAAAAATTTTTCCTGCTCCTGGAACGAGTGAAGATATTGCTTTGCTTTTAGCTTATACAAATAGGGCTGATTTAATTGTAGCAGTAGGAACACATTCAAATATGATTGATTTCTTGGAAAAAGGGAGAAAGGGTATGTCTAGCACATTTTTAGTAAGGTTGAAAGTAGGTTCTATTCTTGTTGATGCCAAGGGGGTAAATAAACTTTATCACAGCACATTTAAATTAAAATATGTTATAGGAATTACTATAGCAGCATTAATACCAATTTTAGTAGTTACCTTCATGCATCCTATTATGAGAGAACTACTAATATTATTAAAAATTAGGATTAGGATGATGTTAGGATTGTAG
- a CDS encoding copper transporter, with product MIPNMKFYVISIVAIFAALGIGIYIGFTLDAQSIIVEQKEDIAAKLEERFDFLSEENKQLKASIEYVEKERDMYKYFIDSTYEQIVKGKLHGVNVAIIETKSDYMYSGVGQILETAGANIVNITTITDRMTSEELLLGEIYKELDIPLFNNQLIANSIIELTNSILKGEETKLVSKLIEKGFIDVVGLINKPVDYLIIAGGSAREEKDRLNMIDKVIIDTAKSMNKQIIGIEKENSNFSYIEAYKRFRISTVDNVNTNVGKVSLVLAMEGRPGHYGVKPTAEELTPKSSLPPIEYSKER from the coding sequence ATGATACCAAATATGAAGTTCTATGTGATATCGATTGTTGCAATTTTTGCTGCCTTAGGAATTGGAATATATATTGGGTTTACTCTTGATGCACAAAGTATTATTGTAGAACAGAAGGAAGACATTGCTGCTAAGCTAGAGGAACGCTTTGACTTCCTATCAGAAGAAAACAAGCAATTAAAAGCATCTATAGAATATGTAGAGAAAGAAAGGGATATGTACAAGTATTTCATAGATTCGACTTATGAACAGATAGTAAAAGGTAAATTGCATGGTGTTAATGTTGCAATTATTGAAACAAAGTCGGACTATATGTATTCAGGAGTTGGACAAATTTTAGAAACTGCTGGTGCTAATATCGTTAACATAACTACAATAACGGATAGGATGACAAGCGAAGAATTATTGTTGGGGGAAATCTATAAAGAACTAGACATTCCTCTTTTTAATAATCAGCTTATAGCAAATAGTATAATTGAATTAACGAATTCCATACTAAAAGGAGAAGAAACCAAATTGGTATCAAAACTAATTGAAAAAGGATTTATTGATGTAGTAGGACTTATCAATAAGCCTGTTGATTATTTAATTATAGCAGGTGGTAGTGCACGAGAGGAAAAAGATAGGCTTAATATGATTGATAAGGTAATTATTGATACTGCAAAATCAATGAATAAGCAAATTATAGGTATTGAAAAAGAGAATTCAAATTTTTCTTATATCGAAGCTTATAAGAGATTTCGAATTAGTACTGTTGATAATGTAAATACAAATGTAGGCAAAGTATCCTTAGTATTGGCAATGGAAGGAAGACCAGGCCATTATGGTGTAAAACCAACAGCAGAAGAATTAACTCCTAAATCTAGCTTGCCACCCATAGAATATTCTAAGGAGAGATAA
- a CDS encoding pyrimidine-nucleoside phosphorylase — translation MRIYDIIKKKRDKEELTTEEINFIVEKYTNGEIPDYQMSALLMAIYFNKMNKRETLDLTKAMINSGDIVDLSGINGIKVDKHSTGGVGDTVTLIVGPMVAACGVPFVKMSGRGLGHTGGTLDKLESFRGFRVELDDEELINNANQTNICICSQTANIAPADKKLYALRDVTATVENLSLIASSIMSKKLAIGSNAIILDVKIGSGAFMKKLDDAIELAKAMVDIGQGYGRETIAVISNMDEPLGRAVGNALEVKEAIETLQGNGPEDLLQLSLFIGSKLLVLAKRVETEIEGRELLEQIIKSGAAYDKFKELVKYQEGDISQVENLNLLPKSEYIIQVKSTKSGYVKSLNAEEIGQCALLLGAGRENMESTIDYSSGIILVKKVDDKVEIDETLAEIHCNDMELGKEVEKRLQNIYVIGTRNEEPKKLIYGLVTKDGVELY, via the coding sequence ATGAGGATATACGACATTATTAAAAAAAAGAGGGATAAGGAGGAACTTACTACTGAAGAAATTAACTTCATTGTAGAGAAGTATACTAATGGAGAAATACCAGATTATCAAATGTCCGCTTTGTTGATGGCTATCTATTTCAACAAGATGAATAAAAGGGAAACTTTAGATTTAACCAAGGCAATGATAAACTCAGGGGATATAGTAGACTTATCTGGAATAAATGGAATAAAGGTAGATAAACATTCTACAGGAGGAGTAGGTGATACTGTAACCTTAATAGTAGGTCCTATGGTTGCCGCATGTGGAGTACCATTTGTAAAAATGTCTGGAAGAGGTTTAGGTCATACTGGAGGTACATTGGACAAACTGGAGTCTTTTAGAGGATTTAGAGTAGAGCTTGATGATGAAGAACTTATTAATAATGCAAATCAAACTAATATTTGCATATGTAGTCAAACTGCCAATATAGCACCAGCAGACAAAAAACTTTATGCTTTAAGAGATGTTACAGCTACGGTAGAGAATTTATCTTTAATTGCTAGTAGTATTATGAGTAAAAAGTTGGCTATTGGTTCAAATGCAATTATATTAGATGTTAAAATCGGAAGTGGAGCTTTTATGAAAAAGCTTGATGACGCCATTGAATTAGCTAAAGCTATGGTAGATATTGGACAAGGGTATGGTAGAGAAACAATAGCAGTAATATCCAATATGGATGAACCTTTAGGAAGAGCTGTTGGAAATGCTTTGGAAGTTAAGGAAGCCATTGAGACTTTACAGGGAAATGGTCCGGAAGATTTGCTACAACTTAGCTTATTCATAGGCTCCAAATTGTTAGTTTTAGCAAAAAGAGTTGAAACTGAAATTGAAGGACGAGAATTGTTAGAACAAATAATTAAAAGTGGAGCTGCCTATGATAAGTTTAAAGAACTAGTTAAGTATCAGGAAGGAGATATCAGTCAGGTAGAAAATTTAAATTTATTACCAAAATCAGAGTATATAATTCAAGTTAAAAGTACCAAATCTGGTTATGTTAAATCCTTAAATGCTGAAGAAATTGGTCAATGTGCTTTGTTACTTGGAGCAGGTAGAGAAAATATGGAGTCTACCATAGATTATTCTTCTGGTATTATTTTAGTTAAAAAGGTAGACGATAAAGTAGAAATTGATGAAACATTAGCTGAAATACATTGTAACGATATGGAACTAGGTAAGGAAGTAGAAAAAAGGTTGCAGAATATATATGTAATTGGCACTAGGAATGAAGAACCCAAAAAATTAATATATGGCCTTGTAACTAAAGATGGTGTCGAATTATATTAA
- a CDS encoding purine-nucleoside phosphorylase — MEYMEKLQNSINFIKERTNIVPTIGIIFGSGLGDLGDKIKNSHIIKYEEIPNFPKSTVEGHKGQLILGQLGNKNVVAMQGRFHYYEGYPLKDVVFPVRVMIGLGIETLIVTNAAGGVDENFTPGDLMIINDHINITGKNPLVGPNLDELGPRFLDMTRAYDNELIKLAKNVGKDIGIDLKEGVYMWFTGPSYETPAEVRLARILGASAVGMSTVPEVIVAVHQGIKVLGISCITNMAAGILDQPLSHEEVIETSLKVKGKFEKLIVGILSNYNKGCNR; from the coding sequence ATGGAATATATGGAGAAATTACAAAATAGCATAAACTTTATTAAGGAAAGGACAAATATAGTACCAACTATTGGTATTATATTTGGTTCTGGATTAGGGGATTTAGGAGACAAAATCAAGAATTCGCATATAATTAAGTACGAGGAGATTCCAAACTTTCCCAAATCCACCGTAGAGGGACATAAAGGCCAATTGATTTTGGGGCAATTAGGGAATAAAAATGTAGTAGCTATGCAAGGGAGATTCCACTATTATGAGGGATACCCATTAAAGGATGTGGTATTTCCAGTCAGAGTAATGATAGGCCTAGGAATAGAAACATTAATTGTTACTAATGCTGCTGGTGGAGTTGATGAAAATTTTACTCCTGGTGATTTAATGATAATTAATGATCATATTAATATTACAGGGAAAAATCCTTTAGTTGGACCTAATTTAGATGAATTAGGGCCTAGATTTCTCGATATGACTCGAGCCTATGATAATGAGCTTATTAAGTTAGCAAAAAATGTTGGAAAAGATATTGGTATTGATTTAAAAGAAGGAGTATATATGTGGTTTACAGGTCCCTCTTATGAAACGCCAGCGGAAGTAAGACTAGCAAGGATATTAGGAGCTTCAGCAGTTGGGATGTCAACGGTACCAGAAGTAATAGTTGCAGTTCATCAAGGAATTAAAGTTTTAGGGATATCCTGTATAACTAATATGGCAGCAGGAATATTAGACCAACCTTTAAGCCATGAAGAAGTTATAGAAACTTCTTTAAAAGTTAAAGGTAAGTTCGAGAAACTGATAGTTGGCATACTATCTAATTATAATAAGGGGTGTAATAGATGA
- a CDS encoding phospho-N-acetylmuramoyl-pentapeptide-transferase, with protein sequence MANIEIMSFVLSFVLSYIGVPMILNMLIENNVVSQNYKGDDIPYTMGLSFVFIHTISVYLIMLIYKFKMTNIALYLISFILMGLVGLLDDLIGDKNIKGFKGHIKSFIKGKLTTGGIKAGTGFLLSLLISLLISKNIIEIIINTLIIALFTNLINLFDLRPGRSIKVFILISIIMLITSNVKEFNFFFYSFYGILVIYLPLDLKGKAMMGDVGSNILGITLGIYCAFTQVFEAKIIFLIALIVLHVLAEKVSFTQIIEDNRLLKFIDNLGR encoded by the coding sequence ATGGCTAATATAGAAATTATGAGTTTTGTTTTAAGTTTTGTACTATCCTACATTGGTGTACCGATGATTTTAAACATGCTAATTGAAAATAATGTTGTATCCCAGAATTATAAAGGAGATGATATACCCTATACTATGGGTTTGTCCTTTGTATTTATTCATACGATTAGTGTTTATCTCATAATGTTAATATATAAATTTAAAATGACTAATATTGCTCTATATTTGATATCCTTTATTTTAATGGGATTGGTAGGATTGCTTGACGATTTAATTGGAGATAAAAATATTAAAGGGTTTAAAGGTCACATCAAATCCTTCATAAAGGGGAAATTAACAACTGGCGGAATAAAAGCGGGAACTGGATTCCTTTTATCCTTATTAATTTCCTTGCTAATTAGCAAGAATATAATAGAGATAATTATAAATACTCTGATAATAGCTTTATTTACCAATTTAATCAATTTGTTTGATCTCAGACCAGGCAGATCAATAAAGGTATTTATATTAATTTCTATTATAATGTTAATAACAAGTAACGTTAAGGAATTTAATTTCTTTTTTTATTCCTTTTATGGAATATTGGTAATATATCTTCCATTAGATTTAAAAGGGAAAGCTATGATGGGAGATGTTGGTTCTAATATACTTGGTATCACACTAGGTATATATTGCGCATTTACTCAAGTGTTTGAAGCAAAAATAATATTTTTAATAGCTTTAATTGTTTTGCATGTATTAGCGGAAAAGGTATCTTTTACCCAAATTATAGAAGACAATAGATTGTTAAAGTTTATTGATAATTTAGGTAGATAG
- a CDS encoding DUF3866 family protein translates to MLLSYSKAKVVTIEEEYERVSWIKVKMNNSISRAINYTDITGPVKEGDMVIVNTTAVELSLGTGGAHFVLYNYSNESKKLEGKGHIMKLRYTPIQFKVLAAEEEGSGYHHIFNEFRSLNNYPVIVGSLHSMLGPIAAMLKWFDNKIKINYLMTDGGALPLAFSNTVRDLKAKKLIDSTITIGHAFGGDLECTNIYTGLIAAKEILKSDVTIVAMGPGIVGTGTKYGFSGIEQGHIIDAVNTLGGQAIIVPRISFKDARERHFGISHHTRTVLTEIVKTGGKLILPLLEDNKLNILKLQIDKLDIENKYEIIYEYGDDIVNALSFFQLEVSTMGRDYNNDKEYFKTLGAVGKFVYKGLK, encoded by the coding sequence ATGCTGTTAAGTTATAGTAAGGCAAAGGTGGTAACAATTGAAGAGGAATATGAGCGTGTTTCTTGGATTAAAGTTAAGATGAATAACTCAATTTCAAGGGCAATAAACTATACAGATATTACTGGACCAGTGAAGGAAGGAGACATGGTCATAGTAAATACCACAGCTGTAGAGCTATCTTTAGGTACTGGGGGAGCACACTTTGTTTTATATAATTATAGCAATGAATCAAAAAAATTAGAAGGTAAAGGTCATATTATGAAATTAAGATATACTCCTATCCAATTTAAGGTGTTAGCTGCAGAAGAAGAAGGTAGTGGATATCATCACATTTTTAACGAATTTAGGTCCCTAAACAATTATCCAGTGATTGTAGGCTCTCTACATAGTATGTTAGGACCTATTGCTGCAATGTTAAAATGGTTTGATAATAAAATAAAAATCAATTATTTAATGACCGATGGCGGGGCGTTACCTTTAGCTTTTAGTAATACTGTAAGAGATTTGAAGGCGAAAAAATTAATAGATAGTACTATTACTATAGGGCACGCTTTTGGAGGGGATTTGGAATGTACCAATATCTACACAGGGTTGATTGCAGCTAAAGAGATTTTAAAAAGTGATGTAACCATTGTTGCAATGGGACCTGGTATAGTTGGAACGGGAACTAAATATGGATTTAGTGGGATAGAACAAGGACATATTATAGATGCTGTTAATACACTTGGAGGGCAAGCCATTATAGTGCCTCGAATTAGTTTTAAAGATGCAAGGGAGCGCCATTTCGGAATAAGCCACCATACTAGAACGGTATTAACAGAAATCGTTAAAACTGGCGGCAAGTTAATATTACCTCTATTAGAGGATAATAAGTTAAACATTTTAAAGCTTCAGATTGATAAGCTAGATATAGAAAATAAATATGAAATAATATATGAATACGGGGACGATATCGTTAATGCATTAAGTTTTTTCCAGCTTGAAGTTAGTACCATGGGTAGAGATTATAACAATGATAAAGAATACTTTAAAACCCTTGGTGCTGTAGGGAAATTTGTTTATAAAGGGTTAAAATAG
- a CDS encoding D-alanyl-D-alanine carboxypeptidase family protein has translation MNRRIISFILILMIFASTPYRIYADDKLNIQAKSAILMDFNTGEVLYEKNSHKKVPPASISKIMTLLLGMEALESGKIKLTDNVRISSHAAGMGGSQLWLEEGETQTVENLFKAITIRSANDASVALAEHIAGSEELFVKMMNDKAKELGMKNTNFTNATGLPDDNQYVSAYDVALMSAELLKYDEIHRWLTIYMDEILVGIKKDKVQSLVNTNRLVKDYDGTTGIKTGSTSKAGYCLAASAKRGNLELIAVIMGAETSKIRFDETIKLLDYGFANYDSITIGKRGDILGKVPVHKGNISHVEAVLDRDSIILISKGDKANISKEIVLPDFLEGPIEKGQEIGRLIVRVDGHEADTIRLVSRTKVDKANFKEMLKKTIKSLLISK, from the coding sequence GTGAATAGGCGAATCATTTCCTTCATTCTGATATTAATGATTTTTGCTTCCACACCTTATAGGATTTATGCTGATGATAAATTAAATATTCAAGCTAAGTCTGCCATATTGATGGATTTTAATACCGGAGAAGTTTTGTACGAAAAAAATTCTCACAAGAAAGTACCTCCTGCTAGCATAAGTAAAATAATGACCCTATTGCTGGGAATGGAAGCTTTAGAATCAGGTAAAATAAAATTAACGGATAATGTAAGGATAAGTTCTCATGCAGCAGGAATGGGTGGAAGTCAACTTTGGCTTGAAGAAGGGGAAACCCAAACGGTTGAGAACCTGTTTAAAGCAATAACCATAAGGTCTGCTAACGATGCTTCTGTGGCTTTAGCAGAACATATAGCAGGTAGTGAAGAACTATTTGTTAAAATGATGAATGACAAAGCAAAAGAATTAGGGATGAAGAATACGAATTTTACCAATGCAACAGGGCTTCCTGATGACAACCAATATGTTTCAGCTTACGATGTAGCGTTAATGTCCGCAGAATTATTAAAATACGATGAAATACATAGATGGTTAACTATATATATGGATGAAATATTAGTAGGAATAAAGAAAGATAAAGTACAAAGCCTTGTTAATACCAACAGACTAGTAAAGGATTATGATGGAACTACAGGGATAAAAACCGGCTCGACAAGCAAAGCAGGATATTGTTTAGCAGCATCTGCTAAAAGAGGTAATCTTGAATTAATAGCCGTCATTATGGGGGCTGAAACATCAAAGATAAGATTTGATGAAACCATAAAATTGCTAGATTATGGATTTGCTAATTATGATTCTATAACCATAGGAAAAAGAGGAGATATACTAGGTAAGGTTCCGGTTCATAAAGGTAATATTTCACACGTAGAAGCAGTCTTAGATCGAGATAGCATTATACTAATATCTAAAGGCGATAAAGCAAATATAAGCAAAGAAATAGTTTTGCCTGATTTTTTAGAAGGTCCAATTGAAAAAGGGCAAGAAATTGGCAGGTTAATTGTAAGAGTTGATGGTCATGAAGCAGATACAATCAGATTGGTTTCAAGGACTAAAGTAGATAAGGCTAACTTTAAAGAAATGCTTAAAAAAACTATAAAAAGTTTACTAATTAGCAAATGA
- a CDS encoding glycosyltransferase family 2 protein, translating into MDNKKVLIVVPVYNEEDRIEATINGLKKVHLIDEILIIDDGSTDNTVDIVKRLNVNLISLPQNRGKGYAMRKAIKEMEYDYIGFIDGDLGESSFEVKKLIEPVLLNEVDFTIAKFPKPSANTTVKGGFGLVKKLAKWGVYYYTGNKMDTSLSGQRVYKGEIMESIKYIPDGYGIEIAMTIQALKGGYRYKEVPVNMTHRYTDRSIKGFIHRGKQFISILKALTVLFFRR; encoded by the coding sequence ATGGATAATAAGAAGGTATTAATTGTTGTTCCTGTGTATAATGAGGAAGATAGGATAGAAGCCACAATTAATGGGCTAAAAAAGGTCCATTTAATCGATGAAATATTGATAATAGATGATGGTTCCACAGATAATACAGTTGATATAGTAAAGAGACTAAATGTTAATTTAATTTCCTTACCTCAAAATAGGGGCAAAGGATATGCTATGAGAAAGGCTATAAAAGAAATGGAATATGATTATATTGGTTTTATAGATGGAGATTTAGGAGAAAGTAGTTTTGAAGTTAAAAAGCTAATAGAACCTGTATTATTAAATGAAGTAGATTTTACAATAGCTAAATTTCCTAAGCCTTCAGCAAATACCACAGTCAAAGGAGGCTTTGGTTTAGTAAAAAAATTGGCAAAATGGGGAGTATATTATTATACAGGTAATAAAATGGATACTTCTCTTTCTGGTCAAAGGGTATATAAGGGAGAAATTATGGAATCCATTAAATATATTCCTGACGGATATGGTATAGAGATAGCTATGACCATACAAGCTTTAAAAGGCGGTTATAGGTATAAAGAAGTGCCAGTAAATATGACTCATAGATATACTGATAGATCTATCAAAGGATTTATACATAGAGGGAAACAGTTTATTAGCATATTAAAAGCATTAACAGTTTTATTCTTTAGAAGGTGA
- the xerD gene encoding site-specific tyrosine recombinase XerD, which yields MPDSVLNKYINYIKNDKSLTSNTLDAYIRDITQFKEYLLENDIKDSTEVNKTIIITYLMSLQKKGRAPSTISRNLASIRCFYQYMLNNNYIKEDPTHNLRSPKPERKLPCILTKEEVDALLSQPSDKDFKGIRDKTMLELLYATGMRVSEIIALDLDNIDLDLGQLIIGDSRQNERIIPIGSVALRYLKKYIGEYRIEVLKNEEEKALFLNYNGDRLSRQGFWKIIKGYSKKLKIDKQITPQTLRHSFAVHLLENGADIKTVQEVLGHSDISTTQIYTYAIENKRLRDVYKKHILELRR from the coding sequence ATGCCAGATTCTGTTTTAAACAAGTACATAAACTATATAAAAAACGATAAATCCTTAACTTCTAATACTTTAGATGCCTATATAAGAGATATAACGCAGTTTAAAGAATATCTATTAGAAAATGATATAAAAGATAGTACTGAGGTGAATAAAACCATTATAATTACTTATTTAATGTCATTACAAAAGAAGGGGAGGGCACCTTCTACAATTTCTAGAAATCTTGCTTCTATCAGATGTTTTTATCAGTACATGCTAAATAATAATTATATTAAGGAGGATCCTACCCATAACCTTCGCTCGCCAAAGCCTGAGAGGAAATTGCCTTGTATATTAACCAAGGAGGAGGTAGATGCTTTATTATCCCAGCCCAGCGATAAGGATTTTAAGGGAATTAGGGACAAAACAATGTTAGAACTATTATATGCTACTGGGATGCGAGTTTCAGAAATAATTGCTTTAGATCTTGATAACATAGATCTAGATTTAGGACAACTTATTATTGGGGATAGCAGGCAAAATGAAAGAATTATACCAATAGGGAGTGTTGCTTTAAGATACTTAAAAAAGTATATAGGTGAATATAGGATAGAAGTATTAAAAAATGAAGAAGAAAAAGCTCTTTTCTTGAACTATAATGGAGACAGGCTTTCCAGGCAAGGATTTTGGAAAATTATAAAAGGGTATTCGAAAAAACTAAAAATTGATAAGCAGATTACTCCTCAAACCCTCAGACACTCATTTGCTGTCCATTTATTAGAAAATGGAGCAGATATAAAAACTGTACAGGAAGTACTTGGACATTCGGATATTTCTACCACCCAAATATACACTTACGCTATAGAAAATAAAAGATTACGGGATGTATATAAAAAACACATCCTAGAGCTTAGGAGGTAA
- a CDS encoding NUDIX hydrolase, whose protein sequence is MNYEEKTMKSERVYEGKIVNLRVDTVELPGKKYSKREIVEHPGAVGIIPIKEDGSLILVKQYRKPVEKMLLEIPAGKIEINEEPKETAIRELIEETGFKANKMEYILEFYTSPGFTNEKVYLFLATDLEFVKQDPDENEYIQVKEIPIHKLIDMVNKGEITDSKTIISIFFAKKYLDSK, encoded by the coding sequence ATGAATTATGAAGAAAAGACCATGAAGTCTGAAAGGGTGTATGAGGGTAAGATTGTTAATCTTAGAGTAGATACAGTAGAATTACCGGGTAAAAAATATTCTAAAAGAGAAATTGTAGAACATCCGGGAGCTGTAGGAATAATCCCCATAAAAGAAGATGGATCCTTGATATTAGTTAAACAGTATAGAAAACCAGTTGAAAAAATGCTTTTGGAAATTCCAGCTGGAAAGATTGAAATCAATGAGGAACCCAAGGAAACTGCAATTAGGGAATTAATTGAAGAAACGGGATTTAAAGCAAATAAAATGGAATATATACTAGAATTTTACACATCTCCTGGATTCACCAACGAAAAGGTCTATTTATTTTTAGCTACCGATTTAGAGTTTGTTAAACAAGATCCAGATGAAAATGAGTATATACAAGTAAAAGAAATTCCTATTCATAAACTTATAGATATGGTTAATAAGGGTGAAATAACTGATAGCAAAACCATTATAAGTATTTTCTTTGCAAAAAAGTATTTAGACTCTAAGTAA
- a CDS encoding site-2 protease family protein: MQDIILRFPGLLLAIIVHEFSHGYMAYLLGDNTAKNSGRLSLNPLKHLDVVGLIFMLIFRFGWAKPVPINPIYFKNRKRDTLLVSLAGPLSNFILAIIIGIILSKNIVTSYLMQNILLIALWYNIMLGVFNLLPFPPLDGSKILASLLPDKYEYLFYKNERYLYIVLILLIITDTIDKILSPLIYISMNLLIKIIT, translated from the coding sequence ATGCAGGATATAATATTAAGGTTTCCAGGTTTATTATTAGCAATAATAGTTCATGAGTTCTCACACGGATATATGGCATATTTATTAGGGGATAACACAGCTAAAAATTCAGGCAGATTATCTTTAAATCCTTTAAAACATTTAGATGTGGTCGGCTTAATTTTTATGCTTATTTTTAGATTTGGGTGGGCCAAGCCTGTACCCATAAATCCTATTTATTTTAAAAATAGAAAGAGAGATACTTTGCTTGTTTCTTTAGCTGGACCATTGTCGAACTTTATTTTAGCTATAATTATTGGGATAATATTGTCAAAAAATATAGTTACCAGTTATTTGATGCAAAATATTTTACTAATAGCATTGTGGTACAATATAATGTTAGGGGTTTTTAATTTATTACCCTTTCCCCCTCTAGATGGTTCTAAAATTCTAGCAAGTTTGCTACCAGATAAATATGAATACCTATTCTATAAAAATGAACGGTATTTATATATAGTTTTAATATTATTAATTATTACTGATACTATAGATAAGATACTAAGTCCGCTTATTTATATTAGTATGAATTTATTAATAAAAATCATAACTTGA
- the spoIIM gene encoding stage II sporulation protein M yields MVNKVRRWLFRIFQECFIIFFLITVLFVIGIIIGSVTIKILDANQKNEMILFFNSFFKSINSNSFNHITILKQSLVDNFKTVGLIWILGIVFIGLPLIPIIILFRGFALGFTVGFLVHEYGINGLAFSILGILPQNLFIIPGIISIASIGLTFSINSIKMRRLRIIKNNIFSRIIDYTITFFIFNITILIGSIIEGYVSPIFLKMLTGYLN; encoded by the coding sequence TTGGTAAATAAGGTAAGAAGATGGCTATTTAGAATATTTCAGGAATGTTTTATAATATTTTTTCTAATAACTGTCCTATTTGTAATTGGTATTATTATTGGTTCAGTGACCATTAAAATACTGGATGCTAATCAAAAAAACGAAATGATATTATTCTTTAATAGTTTCTTTAAGAGCATAAATAGCAACAGTTTTAACCATATCACCATTTTAAAGCAATCTTTAGTTGACAATTTTAAAACTGTTGGATTAATATGGATATTAGGTATAGTGTTTATTGGTTTACCTTTAATACCTATAATTATATTGTTTAGGGGTTTTGCCTTGGGATTTACTGTTGGATTTTTAGTACATGAATATGGTATCAATGGCTTGGCATTTTCAATCCTAGGAATATTACCACAAAATCTATTTATTATACCAGGCATAATCTCTATAGCTTCTATTGGGCTTACTTTTTCTATCAACAGTATAAAGATGAGAAGATTACGTATTATAAAAAATAATATTTTTTCTAGAATTATAGATTATACCATTACCTTTTTTATATTCAATATTACAATTCTTATTGGTTCAATCATTGAAGGATATGTATCACCTATATTTTTAAAGATGTTAACCGGTTATTTAAATTGA